The Kitasatospora setae KM-6054 genome contains a region encoding:
- a CDS encoding DsbA family protein, with translation MSEKNREGKRNARDKMQEARAAEEAKARRNKKLAVGGVVVAVIAAAVVVGVVVQNQRSKPETPTAAPAGTIGDKNLVIPVGAADAPSTLTVYEDPRCPACGSFERSFSPTIDQLEDAGKVYVNYHIVSFIDRSLGGNGSKYGANALGCAQDAGHFRDYHDVMYRNQPEETEDSFGSKQTLIDLAKQVPGLDTPQFQGCVNGGTFSGWVSAVQQDFDKSSYKSTPTVLLNGEPIYPKKGDEQISPENLVKWVDAANQGKQLGTPGSHGQSPAPSSTAGESNNPPSP, from the coding sequence ATGAGCGAGAAGAACCGAGAAGGCAAGCGCAACGCCCGGGACAAGATGCAGGAGGCCCGGGCCGCCGAGGAGGCCAAGGCGCGGCGGAACAAGAAGCTGGCGGTCGGCGGCGTGGTGGTCGCGGTGATCGCGGCCGCCGTGGTGGTGGGCGTGGTGGTGCAGAACCAGCGCTCCAAGCCGGAGACCCCGACCGCCGCCCCGGCCGGCACCATCGGCGACAAGAACCTGGTCATCCCGGTCGGCGCCGCCGACGCCCCGTCCACCCTGACCGTCTACGAGGACCCGCGCTGCCCGGCCTGCGGCAGCTTCGAGCGCAGCTTCTCGCCGACCATCGACCAGCTGGAGGACGCCGGCAAGGTCTACGTCAACTACCACATCGTCTCGTTCATCGACCGCTCGCTGGGCGGCAACGGCTCCAAGTACGGCGCCAACGCGCTGGGCTGCGCGCAGGACGCCGGGCACTTCCGCGACTACCACGACGTGATGTACCGCAACCAGCCGGAGGAGACCGAGGACTCCTTCGGCAGCAAGCAGACCCTGATCGACCTGGCCAAGCAGGTCCCCGGGCTGGACACCCCGCAGTTCCAGGGCTGCGTCAACGGCGGCACGTTCTCCGGCTGGGTCTCCGCGGTGCAGCAGGACTTCGACAAGTCCAGCTACAAGTCGACCCCGACGGTGCTGCTGAACGGCGAGCCGATCTACCCGAAGAAGGGCGACGAGCAGATCAGCCCGGAGAACCTGGTCAAGTGGGTGGACGCGGCCAACCAGGGCAAGCAGCTCGGCACCCCCGGCTCCCACGGGCAGAGCCCGGCGCCCAGCTCCACCGCCGGCGAGTCGAACAACCCGCCCTCGCCCTGA
- the lgt gene encoding prolipoprotein diacylglyceryl transferase — protein MDLAYIPSPSRGVLNLGPIPLRAYAFCIIIGVVVAVWLGSKRWVARGGGRHTVGDIAVWAVPFGLVGGRLYHVITDNQLYFGEGKHPIDALKIWQGGLGIWGAIAFGAVGAWIGARRRGVPLPAYADAIAPGIALAQACGRWGNWFNQELYGRPTTLPWGLEIDKALPDGTVVQGVYHPTFLYESLWCVLVAVLVIWADRRFRLGHGRAFWLYVAAYTLGRFWTEWLRIDEAHRFFGLRLNDWTAILVFVGAITAFVLSAKLRPGREDPDAIDPQATKERAEAADAADAATTEAADADAPDAATTPSDPPAKLGKETEKPS, from the coding sequence ATGGATCTCGCATACATTCCGAGCCCGTCGCGGGGCGTCCTCAACCTGGGACCCATCCCGCTGCGCGCCTACGCCTTTTGCATCATCATCGGTGTCGTCGTGGCCGTGTGGCTCGGCAGCAAGCGCTGGGTCGCCCGCGGCGGCGGTCGGCACACGGTCGGCGACATCGCGGTCTGGGCGGTGCCGTTCGGCCTGGTCGGCGGCCGGCTGTACCACGTCATCACCGACAACCAGCTGTACTTCGGCGAGGGCAAGCACCCGATCGACGCGCTGAAGATCTGGCAGGGCGGCCTCGGCATCTGGGGCGCCATCGCCTTCGGCGCGGTCGGCGCCTGGATCGGCGCCCGCCGCCGCGGCGTCCCGCTGCCCGCCTACGCCGACGCGATCGCCCCCGGCATCGCGCTGGCCCAGGCCTGCGGCCGCTGGGGCAACTGGTTCAACCAGGAGCTGTACGGCCGCCCGACCACCCTGCCCTGGGGCCTGGAGATCGACAAGGCCCTCCCGGACGGCACCGTCGTCCAGGGCGTCTACCACCCGACCTTCCTGTACGAGTCGCTCTGGTGCGTGCTGGTCGCCGTCCTGGTGATCTGGGCCGACCGGCGCTTCCGCCTCGGCCACGGCCGCGCCTTCTGGCTGTACGTGGCGGCCTACACGCTCGGCCGGTTCTGGACCGAGTGGCTGCGGATCGACGAGGCGCACCGCTTCTTCGGCCTGCGCCTGAACGACTGGACCGCGATCCTGGTGTTCGTCGGCGCGATCACCGCCTTCGTGCTCTCCGCCAAGCTCCGCCCCGGCCGCGAGGACCCGGACGCGATCGACCCGCAGGCGACCAAGGAGCGGGCCGAGGCCGCCGACGCCGCCGACGCCGCCACCACCGAGGCCGCCGACGCCGACGCCCCCGATGCCGCCACCACCCCGTCCGACCCGCCCGCGAAGCTCGGCAAGGAGACCGAAAAGCCTTCCTGA
- the trpB gene encoding tryptophan synthase subunit beta yields MSEHYLPGAQVPDARGYFGAYGGRFIPEALVAAVEQVAEEYEKAKNDPAFAAELDVLLKDYTGRPSPLTDVHRFSAEAGGARVLLKREDLNHTGSHKINNVLGQALLTRRMGKTRIIAETGAGQHGVATATACALFGFDCTIYMGEVDTKRQALNVARMRMLGAEVIPVTSGSRTLKDAINEAFRDWVANVDSTHYLFGTVAGPHPFPMMVRDLHRVIGVEARQQVLDRTGKLPDAVVACVGGGSNAMGIFHEFIPDAGVRLIGCEAAGDGAETPKHAATLTKGDPGVLHGSRTYVLQDEDGQTIESHSISAGLDYPGVGPEHAWLKDTGRAEYRPVTDAQAMEALRLLSRTEGIIPAIESAHALAGALELGRELGPEATILVSLSGRGDKDMHTAAEYFGLYDDAEGTN; encoded by the coding sequence ATGTCCGAGCACTACCTCCCGGGCGCCCAGGTGCCCGACGCCCGCGGCTACTTCGGCGCCTACGGCGGCCGCTTCATCCCGGAGGCGCTGGTCGCCGCCGTCGAGCAGGTCGCCGAGGAGTACGAGAAGGCCAAGAACGACCCGGCGTTCGCCGCCGAACTGGACGTCCTGCTCAAGGACTACACCGGTCGGCCGAGCCCGCTGACCGACGTCCACCGGTTCTCCGCGGAGGCCGGCGGGGCGCGGGTCCTGCTCAAGCGCGAGGACCTCAACCACACCGGCTCGCACAAGATCAACAACGTGCTGGGCCAGGCGCTGCTGACCCGCCGGATGGGCAAGACCCGGATCATCGCCGAGACCGGCGCCGGCCAGCACGGCGTGGCCACCGCCACCGCCTGCGCGCTGTTCGGCTTCGACTGCACCATCTACATGGGCGAGGTCGACACCAAGCGCCAGGCGCTGAACGTCGCCCGGATGCGGATGCTGGGCGCCGAGGTGATCCCGGTGACCTCCGGCAGCCGCACCCTGAAGGACGCCATCAACGAGGCGTTCCGCGACTGGGTCGCCAACGTCGACTCCACCCACTACCTGTTCGGCACGGTGGCCGGCCCGCACCCGTTCCCGATGATGGTGCGCGACCTGCACCGGGTGATCGGCGTCGAGGCCCGCCAGCAGGTGCTGGACCGCACCGGGAAGCTCCCGGACGCGGTGGTCGCCTGCGTCGGCGGCGGCTCCAACGCGATGGGCATCTTCCACGAGTTCATCCCGGACGCGGGCGTCCGGCTGATCGGCTGCGAGGCGGCCGGCGACGGCGCCGAGACCCCCAAGCACGCCGCCACCCTGACCAAGGGCGACCCGGGCGTGCTGCACGGCTCGCGCACCTACGTCCTGCAGGACGAGGACGGCCAGACCATCGAGTCGCACTCGATCTCGGCCGGCCTGGACTACCCGGGCGTCGGCCCGGAGCACGCCTGGCTGAAGGACACCGGACGGGCCGAGTACCGCCCGGTGACCGACGCGCAGGCGATGGAGGCGCTGCGGCTGCTGTCCCGCACCGAGGGCATCATCCCGGCCATCGAGTCCGCGCACGCGCTGGCCGGCGCGCTCGAACTCGGCCGCGAGCTCGGCCCGGAGGCGACCATCCTGGTCTCGCTCTCCGGCCGCGGGGACAAGGACATGCACACCGCCGCCGAGTACTTCGGCCTCTACGACGACGCCGAGGGGACCAACTGA
- the trpA gene encoding tryptophan synthase subunit alpha produces MADTKLTTTLAATKAAGRAALIGYLPAGFPTVDGGTAAIKALIEGGCDVVEVGLPHSDPVLDGAVIQTADDIALRGGVKIKDVLATVAEVAAAHPAVPVLVMTYWNPVDRYGVARFAADLAAAGGAGCILPDLPYEESVEWRKAAEEHGLDTVFVVAPSSTDHRLAEVTAAGSGFVYAAAVMGVTGTRAAVGNLAEDLVARTRATTSLPVCVGLGVSDADQAAEVAGFADGVIVGSAFVKRLLEADEPAAGLAAVRALAAELAEGVRRK; encoded by the coding sequence ATGGCCGACACCAAGCTCACCACCACCCTGGCCGCCACCAAGGCGGCGGGCCGGGCGGCCCTGATCGGCTACCTGCCGGCCGGCTTCCCGACCGTGGACGGCGGCACCGCCGCGATCAAGGCCCTGATCGAGGGCGGCTGCGACGTGGTCGAGGTCGGCCTGCCGCACTCCGACCCGGTGCTGGACGGCGCGGTCATCCAGACCGCGGACGACATCGCGCTGCGCGGCGGCGTGAAGATCAAGGACGTGCTGGCCACCGTCGCCGAGGTGGCGGCGGCCCACCCGGCCGTCCCGGTCCTGGTGATGACGTACTGGAACCCGGTCGACCGCTACGGGGTGGCCCGGTTCGCCGCCGACCTGGCGGCGGCCGGCGGCGCGGGCTGCATCCTGCCCGACCTGCCGTACGAGGAGTCGGTGGAGTGGCGCAAGGCCGCCGAGGAGCACGGTCTGGACACCGTGTTCGTGGTCGCCCCGTCCTCGACCGACCACCGGCTGGCCGAGGTCACCGCGGCGGGCTCCGGCTTCGTCTACGCGGCGGCCGTGATGGGCGTCACCGGCACCCGCGCCGCGGTCGGCAACCTGGCCGAGGACCTGGTGGCCCGCACCCGCGCCACCACCTCGCTGCCGGTCTGCGTCGGCCTGGGCGTCTCCGACGCCGACCAGGCCGCCGAGGTGGCCGGCTTCGCGGACGGCGTGATCGTCGGCTCGGCGTTCGTCAAGCGCCTGCTGGAGGCCGACGAGCCGGCGGCCGGCCTGGCCGCCGTCCGGGCGCTCGCGGCCGAGCTGGCGGAGGGCGTCCGCCGCAAGTAG
- a CDS encoding DUF2752 domain-containing protein, translated as MNAPAAAPDPRPRSRPRSRSRPVAAPAARRLLRPLAALGAVALPTAFVALVDPNRPGHYPVCPLLRATGWWCPGCGGLRGVHALTRGDVAAAAHDNLLVTVLAAVLLVLWARWAVLAVRGRPVRGPRWTARRVGALVLLVLLFGVLRNLPVGAGLAPPAV; from the coding sequence GTGAACGCTCCCGCCGCCGCCCCCGACCCCCGCCCCCGCTCCCGTCCCCGCTCCCGCTCCCGCCCGGTGGCGGCTCCGGCGGCGCGCCGGCTGCTGCGTCCGCTGGCGGCGCTGGGGGCGGTGGCGCTGCCGACCGCGTTCGTGGCGCTGGTGGATCCGAACCGGCCCGGTCACTACCCGGTCTGCCCGCTGCTGCGGGCCACCGGCTGGTGGTGCCCGGGGTGCGGCGGGTTGCGCGGCGTGCACGCGCTGACCCGGGGGGACGTGGCGGCGGCGGCGCACGACAACCTGCTGGTGACGGTGCTGGCGGCGGTGCTGCTGGTGCTGTGGGCGCGCTGGGCGGTGCTGGCGGTGCGCGGCCGGCCGGTGCGGGGGCCGCGCTGGACGGCCCGGCGGGTGGGGGCGCTGGTGCTGCTGGTGCTGCTGTTCGGGGTGCTGCGCAACCTCCCGGTCGGGGCGGGACTGGCCCCGCCGGCGGTGTGA
- a CDS encoding HGxxPAAW family protein: MAAAAHGHTPAAWTGVVIAFVGFCVSGVAMIIPNVVLVIAGLAVVLIGGVVGKAMSMAGMGKQPSKNFAPAAAEERSAVAAG; the protein is encoded by the coding sequence ATGGCTGCAGCAGCGCACGGCCACACCCCCGCCGCGTGGACCGGCGTGGTCATTGCTTTCGTCGGCTTCTGCGTGTCCGGCGTCGCGATGATCATCCCGAACGTCGTGCTGGTCATCGCGGGCCTCGCCGTGGTCCTGATCGGCGGCGTGGTCGGCAAGGCCATGTCGATGGCGGGCATGGGCAAGCAGCCCAGCAAGAACTTCGCCCCGGCCGCCGCCGAGGAGCGCAGCGCGGTCGCCGCGGGCTGA
- a CDS encoding MauE/DoxX family redox-associated membrane protein encodes MAGQQADGGRPSGWRRAVDGAAAEWFGLAVRLGLALVWGWAGLAKVSDPAEAAQAVRAYEILPESLVKPVGWGLPFLELALALLLVLGLGTRIVAIVSGVLLLVFIAGISSAWARGISIDCGCFGGGGAVDESQTEYLQEILRDSGFLLLSAWLVYRPRTKLSVDAWLAA; translated from the coding sequence ATGGCCGGTCAACAGGCCGACGGCGGACGGCCGTCCGGCTGGCGCCGGGCGGTGGACGGCGCGGCGGCCGAGTGGTTCGGCCTCGCGGTGCGGCTCGGCCTGGCGCTGGTGTGGGGCTGGGCGGGCCTGGCGAAGGTCTCCGACCCGGCGGAGGCGGCGCAGGCGGTGCGGGCCTACGAGATCCTGCCCGAATCGCTGGTGAAGCCGGTCGGCTGGGGCCTGCCGTTCCTGGAGCTGGCGCTGGCGCTGCTGCTGGTGCTCGGCCTCGGGACCAGGATCGTGGCGATCGTCTCCGGCGTGCTGCTGCTGGTCTTCATCGCCGGCATCTCCTCCGCGTGGGCGCGCGGCATCTCGATCGACTGCGGCTGCTTCGGCGGCGGCGGCGCGGTGGACGAGTCGCAGACCGAGTACCTCCAGGAGATCCTGCGCGACTCCGGGTTCCTGCTGCTGTCGGCCTGGCTGGTCTACCGGCCCCGGACGAAGCTCTCGGTGGACGCCTGGCTGGCCGCCTGA
- a CDS encoding TIGR02234 family membrane protein: MTETSASPVPGAAAPRASASRGTLGLMLLSTALGAALVLTAVGRTWAEGVVSGIGGSRIAVTASGAKLTALPTATALVAMAAAVAVFAVRGRWRVLVGALTVLAGAGAVAGALIGSTDTAGLHALAAGQLGLSSGRAEEITRTVWPWVALAGGVLLVAAGALTARFGAGWPSMGARYEAPSRTGPARAESPADLWKALDRGEDPTG, translated from the coding sequence GTGACTGAGACGTCTGCTTCCCCCGTCCCCGGCGCGGCCGCCCCCCGCGCGTCGGCCTCGCGCGGCACCCTGGGCCTGATGCTGCTGTCGACCGCGCTGGGCGCCGCCCTGGTGCTGACCGCGGTGGGGCGGACCTGGGCGGAGGGCGTGGTGTCCGGCATCGGGGGGAGCCGGATCGCGGTGACGGCGAGCGGGGCGAAGCTGACCGCGCTGCCGACCGCGACGGCGCTGGTGGCGATGGCCGCGGCGGTGGCGGTGTTCGCGGTGCGCGGACGGTGGCGGGTGCTGGTGGGGGCGCTGACGGTGCTGGCGGGGGCGGGGGCGGTCGCGGGGGCGCTGATCGGCTCCACCGACACCGCCGGGCTGCACGCGCTCGCGGCGGGGCAGCTCGGGCTGAGCAGCGGCCGGGCCGAGGAGATCACCCGTACGGTCTGGCCGTGGGTGGCGCTGGCGGGCGGGGTGCTGCTGGTGGCGGCGGGCGCGCTGACGGCGCGGTTCGGCGCGGGCTGGCCGTCGATGGGGGCCCGGTACGAGGCGCCGTCGCGGACCGGGCCGGCCCGGGCGGAGAGCCCGGCCGACCTGTGGAAGGCGCTGGACCGCGGCGAGGACCCGACCGGCTGA
- a CDS encoding anthranilate synthase component I, giving the protein MELEAFRSLAADTRVIPVTRRLLADGLTPIGVYRSLAAERPGTFLLESAEQGRSWARYSFVGVRSGAVLTVGPDGGARWLGEPPVGIPTAGDPLEVLRATLAALHTPRHPDDGLPPLTGGLVGYLGYDVVRRLEKLPNLTPDDLKLPELTLLLATDLAVLDHADGTVLLIANAVNHNDLATGVDEAHADAVARLDAMEADLRRPVDPGLATYTPTAVDAHSPFGGEPYRKAVEVVKERIRAGEAFQVVPSQRFEAPCPASALDVYRVLRTTNPSPYMYLFRFPGPDGGAEGGFDVVGSSPEALVKVAGGEAMLHPIAGTRHRGATPHEDAELAAELLADPKERAEHLMLVDLGRNDLGRVCEPGSVEVVEFMTIERYSHVMHIVSTVTGRVAPERSALDVLTACFPAGTLSGAPKPRAMQIIEELEPTRRGLYGGCVGYLDFAGDSDTAIAIRTAVIRDETAYVQAGAGVVADSDPHAEDTECRNKAAAVLRAVAAANTLR; this is encoded by the coding sequence ATGGAACTTGAGGCTTTCCGCTCGCTCGCCGCTGACACCCGGGTCATCCCCGTCACCCGCCGGCTCCTGGCGGACGGCCTCACCCCGATCGGCGTGTACCGCAGCCTCGCCGCCGAGCGGCCCGGCACCTTCCTGCTGGAGTCCGCCGAGCAGGGCCGCAGCTGGGCCCGGTACTCCTTCGTCGGCGTGCGCTCCGGCGCGGTCCTGACCGTCGGCCCGGACGGCGGCGCCCGCTGGCTCGGCGAACCCCCCGTCGGCATCCCCACCGCCGGCGACCCGCTGGAGGTGCTGCGCGCCACCCTGGCCGCCCTGCACACCCCCCGGCACCCGGACGACGGCCTCCCGCCGCTCACCGGCGGCCTGGTCGGCTACCTCGGCTACGACGTGGTCCGCCGGCTGGAGAAGCTCCCGAACCTCACCCCGGACGACCTGAAGCTGCCCGAGCTGACCCTGCTGCTCGCCACCGACCTGGCCGTCCTCGACCACGCCGACGGCACCGTGCTGCTGATCGCCAACGCGGTCAACCACAACGACCTGGCCACCGGCGTCGACGAGGCGCACGCCGACGCCGTCGCCCGGCTCGACGCGATGGAGGCCGACCTGCGCCGCCCGGTCGACCCCGGCCTCGCCACGTACACCCCGACCGCGGTCGACGCGCACTCGCCGTTCGGCGGCGAGCCGTACCGCAAGGCCGTCGAGGTGGTGAAGGAGCGGATCCGGGCCGGCGAGGCGTTCCAGGTGGTGCCCTCGCAGCGCTTCGAGGCGCCCTGCCCGGCCTCCGCGCTCGACGTCTACCGCGTCCTGCGCACCACCAACCCCAGCCCGTACATGTACCTGTTCCGCTTCCCCGGCCCGGACGGCGGCGCCGAGGGCGGCTTCGACGTGGTCGGCTCCAGCCCCGAGGCGCTGGTCAAGGTGGCCGGCGGCGAGGCCATGCTGCACCCGATCGCCGGCACCCGGCACCGCGGCGCCACCCCGCACGAGGACGCCGAGCTCGCCGCCGAGCTGCTCGCCGACCCCAAGGAGCGGGCCGAGCACCTGATGCTCGTCGACCTCGGCCGCAACGACCTCGGCCGGGTCTGCGAACCCGGCTCGGTCGAGGTGGTCGAGTTCATGACCATCGAGCGCTACAGCCACGTCATGCACATCGTCTCCACCGTCACCGGCAGGGTCGCCCCCGAGCGCAGCGCGCTCGACGTCCTCACCGCCTGCTTCCCGGCCGGCACCCTCTCCGGCGCGCCCAAGCCGCGCGCCATGCAGATCATCGAGGAGCTCGAACCCACCCGCCGCGGCCTGTACGGCGGCTGCGTCGGCTACCTGGACTTCGCCGGCGACTCCGACACGGCGATCGCCATCCGGACGGCGGTGATCCGCGACGAGACGGCGTACGTCCAGGCGGGCGCCGGCGTGGTCGCCGACTCCGACCCGCACGCGGAGGACACCGAGTGCCGCAACAAGGCGGCGGCGGTGCTCCGCGCGGTCGCCGCGGCGAACACGCTCCGCTGA
- the trpM gene encoding tryptophan biosynthesis modulator TrpM, producing the protein MSIATRLAPGCRPRGCRAPARRALGRRVRYVIGCEPGQVPGRRWRGARG; encoded by the coding sequence ATGTCGATCGCCACCCGCCTCGCCCCCGGTTGCCGCCCGCGCGGCTGCCGCGCGCCCGCGCGCCGGGCGCTGGGGCGGCGGGTGCGGTACGTGATCGGCTGCGAGCCCGGACAGGTTCCCGGACGCCGATGGCGCGGTGCCCGCGGCTGA
- the trpC gene encoding indole-3-glycerol phosphate synthase TrpC has translation MTVLDEIIDGVREDLAERQARVSLDELKELAAKAPEAKDGVAALRGDGVRVICEVKRSSPSKGALAAIADPAALAADYAAGGAAAISVLTEQRRFGGSLADLDAVRAAVPTPVLRKDFIVTAYQLWEARAHGADLALLIVAALDQPALVSLIERAESIGLTPLVEVHDEEEIARAVDAGARIIGVNARDLKTLQVDRNTFGNVVDAIPAHIVKVAESGVRGPHDLITYANQGADAVLVGESLVTGRDPKAAVADLVAAGAHPALRNNGRG, from the coding sequence GTGACTGTGCTCGACGAGATCATCGACGGGGTCCGGGAGGACCTCGCCGAGCGGCAGGCCCGGGTCTCCCTGGACGAGCTCAAGGAGCTCGCCGCGAAGGCGCCCGAGGCGAAGGACGGCGTGGCCGCGCTGCGCGGTGACGGCGTCCGGGTGATCTGCGAGGTCAAGCGCTCCAGCCCGTCCAAGGGCGCGTTGGCGGCGATCGCCGACCCGGCCGCGCTGGCGGCCGACTACGCGGCCGGCGGTGCCGCCGCGATCAGCGTGCTCACCGAGCAGCGCCGCTTCGGCGGTTCGCTGGCCGACCTGGACGCGGTGCGCGCCGCGGTGCCCACCCCGGTCCTGCGCAAGGACTTCATCGTCACCGCCTACCAGCTGTGGGAGGCCCGCGCGCACGGCGCGGACCTGGCGCTGCTGATCGTCGCCGCGCTGGACCAGCCGGCCCTGGTCTCGCTGATCGAGCGGGCCGAGTCGATCGGACTGACCCCGCTGGTCGAGGTGCACGACGAGGAGGAGATCGCCCGCGCGGTGGACGCCGGCGCCCGGATCATCGGCGTCAACGCCCGCGACCTGAAGACCCTCCAGGTCGACCGGAACACCTTCGGCAACGTGGTGGACGCCATCCCGGCGCACATCGTCAAGGTCGCCGAGTCGGGCGTGCGCGGGCCGCACGACCTGATCACCTACGCCAACCAGGGCGCCGACGCGGTGCTGGTCGGCGAGTCCCTGGTCACCGGCCGGGACCCGAAGGCCGCGGTCGCCGACCTGGTCGCGGCCGGCGCCCACCCGGCGCTGCGCAACAACGGGCGGGGCTGA
- the hisI gene encoding phosphoribosyl-AMP cyclohydrolase yields MSTTPAAPGSTALDPAIAARLKRTPDGLLPAVAQQYDTGEVLMLGWMDDEALHRTLTTGRCTYWSRSRAEYWVKGDTSGHVQHVRQVALDCDGDTLLVKVDQVGAACHTGDRTCFDADVLPLAQ; encoded by the coding sequence ATGTCGACCACTCCCGCCGCCCCCGGCAGCACCGCACTGGACCCGGCGATCGCCGCCCGTCTCAAGCGCACCCCGGACGGCCTGCTGCCCGCCGTCGCCCAGCAGTACGACACCGGCGAGGTGCTGATGCTCGGCTGGATGGACGACGAGGCGCTGCACCGCACCCTGACCACCGGCCGGTGCACCTACTGGAGCCGCAGCCGCGCCGAGTACTGGGTGAAGGGCGACACCTCCGGCCACGTCCAGCACGTCAGGCAGGTCGCCCTGGACTGCGACGGCGACACCCTGCTGGTCAAGGTCGACCAGGTCGGCGCGGCCTGCCACACCGGCGACCGGACCTGCTTCGACGCCGACGTGCTGCCGCTCGCCCAGTAG
- a CDS encoding VIT1/CCC1 transporter family protein, whose amino-acid sequence MSTVTAEPQTDSPQPRIPDADHHRDVNGGWLRPAVFGAMDGLVSNFALMTGVVGGAAGPSTVVLTGLAGLAAGAFSMAAGEYTSVASQRELVEAELEAERIELRRNPQGELAELAQLYVAKGVDPELAYEVARQLSADPETTLAVHAREELGVDPDDLPSPLVAAVSSFGCFALGALLPVLPYLLGATALWPAALLAVLGLFGCGAVVARVTARSWWYSGLRQLLLGGAAAGVTYLLGRLIGGAIG is encoded by the coding sequence ATGAGCACCGTCACCGCAGAGCCGCAGACCGACAGCCCGCAGCCGCGGATACCCGACGCCGACCACCACCGGGACGTCAACGGCGGCTGGCTGCGCCCGGCCGTGTTCGGCGCGATGGACGGCCTGGTGTCGAACTTCGCGCTGATGACCGGTGTGGTCGGCGGCGCCGCCGGGCCGAGCACCGTGGTGCTGACCGGCCTGGCCGGCCTGGCCGCGGGCGCCTTCTCGATGGCGGCCGGCGAGTACACCTCGGTGGCCTCCCAGCGCGAGCTGGTCGAGGCCGAGCTGGAGGCCGAGCGGATCGAGCTGCGCCGCAACCCGCAGGGCGAGCTGGCCGAGCTGGCCCAGCTGTACGTGGCCAAGGGCGTCGACCCGGAGCTGGCGTACGAGGTGGCCCGGCAGCTGTCGGCCGACCCGGAGACCACGCTGGCCGTGCACGCCCGCGAGGAGCTCGGCGTCGACCCGGACGACCTGCCCTCGCCGCTGGTCGCCGCGGTCTCCTCGTTCGGCTGCTTCGCGCTCGGCGCGCTGCTGCCGGTGCTGCCCTACCTGCTGGGCGCGACCGCGCTCTGGCCGGCCGCGCTGCTGGCGGTGCTCGGCCTGTTCGGCTGCGGCGCGGTGGTGGCCCGGGTGACCGCGCGCAGCTGGTGGTACTCCGGCCTGCGGCAGCTGCTGCTGGGCGGCGCGGCGGCGGGCGTCACCTACCTGCTGGGACGCCTGATCGGCGGGGCGATCGGCTGA